In one window of Kitasatospora sp. MMS16-BH015 DNA:
- a CDS encoding HIT domain-containing protein, whose product MLISMTSEPEVQQGVGEPDGFRRLWTPHRMAYIKGESKPTGPAPDDGCPFCSIPSLSDEDGLIVARGSAVFAVLNLYPYNGGHLMVVPYRHVADYTELDEAETVELADYTKRAMTALRAASGAHGFNIGMNQGAAAGAGIAAHLHQHVVPRWGGDTNFMPVVGHTKVLPQLLADTRKMLAEVWPQG is encoded by the coding sequence ATGCTGATCAGCATGACGAGTGAGCCGGAAGTGCAGCAGGGCGTGGGGGAGCCGGACGGCTTCCGTCGCCTGTGGACCCCCCATCGGATGGCGTACATCAAGGGCGAGAGCAAGCCCACCGGCCCGGCTCCGGACGATGGTTGTCCGTTCTGCTCGATCCCGTCGCTCAGTGACGAGGACGGGCTCATCGTGGCGCGGGGGAGTGCCGTGTTCGCGGTGCTCAACCTGTACCCGTACAACGGTGGGCACTTGATGGTGGTGCCGTACCGGCACGTGGCCGACTACACCGAGTTGGACGAGGCCGAGACGGTCGAGCTGGCCGACTACACGAAGCGGGCGATGACGGCGCTGCGGGCCGCTTCGGGGGCGCACGGGTTCAACATCGGGATGAACCAGGGGGCCGCCGCCGGGGCGGGGATCGCCGCGCACCTGCACCAGCACGTGGTGCCGCGCTGGGGCGGGGACACCAACTTCATGCCGGTGGTGGGCCACACCAAGGTGCTGCCGCAGCTGCTCGCGGACACCCGCAAGATGCTGGCCGAGGTCTGGCCGCAGGGCTGA